GCGGTGATCCCCTTATGCTCACAGATTTTATGCTCGAAAAGATTTTAAAGAGACTCCGTGCAATTCCGCATGTTGAAATTATCCGACTTGGTTCAAAAATGCCATGTGTCCTTCCGCATCGAATTACGCTGAAATTAGTTAAGATGCTTCGGAAGTATCATCCAATATATCTCAATACACATTTTAACCATCCTTGGGAAATCACTGAAGAAAGTAGAAAAGCCTGCGAACTCTTAGCTGACGCTGGAATTCCAATTGGCAATCAATGTGTATTAATGCGCGGTGTAAATGACAATCCAGAAATCATTAAAGAGTTGTTCCGTAAATTATTGGCAATGCGTGTGCGTCCATATTATCTCTACCAAGCAGACTTGACAAAAGGTGCGAATCATTTTCGTACACCGATCAAAGTCGGACTTGAAATTATGGATAAGCTCAGAGGTCATACTTCTGGTTTGGCAATTCCTCACTATGTTATTGATGCACCTGGAGGCGGAGGAAAAATTCCTATTCTTCCACAATATGTTTTGCATCAAGACGATGAAAAAGTAGTGTTAAGAAATTACAAATACGAAACGTTTGTTTATCCTGATGTAAAATCAGCAGAATATAGAAATGATATTCCTTCGTTTGAGATGGATAATTTTGAAGGGATCAATCTTCCTGTACTCATTGAAGAGTAAGAGGAAGACAAATCAAATATTAAAAATCAAAGTGTGAAAATGATTTAGAGCTCGGTTCAACATTTTTAAAAGTAATTTTCCATTTACTTCTTTTCCATATCACTTAAAATATTCATCATATCCCCTTCAAGCGAAACATTTGGTGTTTCAATTATTCTTCCCAGCTCAAAGTTGTTTTTATAGAAAATGAATGTTGGTACACGTTCAATTACAAAATAATCGATATCTATTCCTTCAGCTTTCTTTTTCCTATCTACCGCATACATCGTTAAGTTATTTTTATCAAATTCCAATTGATCGAGTAGCTTTATAAAACGTGGAAGCTGTTTCCGCGTATCGCCGCACCAAGTACCCATTACAATAGATATTTGAACATCTTTCAAAATGATGTACCGTATAACCGAATCGTTAGGTACGTAGTTTTCATATTCTGATTCAAACCACCAAGAAAAGGATGTGTCAGATTTTAGAACTTCAGAAGTGCATAATCCCCGAAGCATTGGTTTACCGGAACGTTCATCAGTTATTACTTGATTTACTGTTTGGGAATATCCATGCAATGAAAACACGATTAAGAAGGATAGGATAAAATAATTTTTCACACTCAACTCCAATTCAAATGAAATATAAATTCTAAATATTTTCTCTCACATCCATTCCCCACATCAGTTTTTCTCTGAGAGTTTGGAAGTGATCCGAATTTTTCTTTTTTATTAACTTTAGAGATTCTTTCGCTTTACTAATTTTTAATTTCACTGGTGGTCTTAATTTAAAGACTTGCTGACCATCGCAATTAATCATGACAGTTTTATAAGAAGATTTTGCTTCAATAAGTATTTCGCAGTCGCTTGGAATCACGACTGGGCGCACGGTTAGTGTATGTGGACAAATCGGGCTTAATACGATTACATTCGAATCTGGAAGTAGAATCGGTCCCCCGCTTGATAAAGAATATGCTGTGGAACCAGTAGGTGTACTAATGATCAATCCGTCAGAACGAAAAGTTGTCAAGAATTTCATATTCACCCATGTATTGATCTCAATAATTCTTGACCATCCTCCTTTTTCAATCACAATATCATTCAGAGCGAAAAACTTCTTTTTATTTGGTGATGATATTTCACCTTTAAGAAGAATTCTCTCATCAAGCTTATAATCATTTTTACGAAGTTTGCTAAGCAGCTGATTCAATTCAGAATAATTCACATCAGCAAGAAATCCAAGCTTTCCAAAATTCACTCCAATAAGAGGAGCATCTGCTTTAACGGCTACGCTTGCGCTGTAAAGCATAGTTCCATCACCGCCGAACGACAACAAATAGTCAATTTTATTTCTGAAATTGTCTTCATTCACAGATTTTATCTTTTTAAGAAGTCTCTTATCTTTTAGCGGTTTCTCAAGAAATTTATACGCATATCGGCTTAGTATGAATTTATAGGTATCAATATTATTAGCGACGAATTCGACAACACTATCTTTAATCTCGGATTTATTGATGTTTGCAATTATACCAAGCTTCAATATTTTATTCTGCACTTTTTTCTCCCTCAAAATCAGCGCTCTTGGTTTCGGTTTTATCATTTTCGCTTTTAGAAGAAGTTTTATCTTTGCCGCTCTCTTCAACGTAGTTCAATTTGAGGTCTCTTAGAATTTGGTCTAAGAATTTTTCTTCATCACTTTCCAGATTGCCATTTGTTTTACTTTTTAACATATCAAGCATATCTATTGAAAATTTTGCATGATCCATTTCACGTTCGATTTTATCTGTCATTGGGTTTTTTATTTTACCCATTCCAATCATTGCAGTAGTCTGATATTGGAGTATCAATTGCAAAAACATTGCTTGGTGTATTTTCTTTTCAGCCATTTCTGTCATTTCGGCATACCTCCCATAATTTAATTTGAATTAACATTTGACTTACATAATCAAAAAAAGCTGCAGCAAAACCTTGAAATCCATCAAGGAAACCTAATTTGAAAAAATATCTTCTTAAAAATCTAATGAAAGCAGAGAATAAAACCATAAAAAAATTATTAGCTGAAAACCTCTGACCTCCGTTATATCTGTACACACTTTCAAAGGTTGTATAAAAATTGAGCTTCTCGACGTATTGTTTTATGTCTCGATAGGGATAATGCTCAAATGGTTCGGTCAGGATTCCAATTTTTCCCTGAACCTTCAATCTTTCATGAACATGCTTTGCCGGAAATTTACCAAAACCATTTCTAAAAAGCCTAAGCTGCTTATCAGGATAATTCCCTCCATGCATCAGAAACTTTCCGAAATAATTATTTTTTCGCTTAAGAAAAAAACCATGCTCGACTATACTTTTCTTCATTAAAGCTTGAATCTCAAGTTTTAATTCTTGCGGAATTACTTCATCAGCGTCTAGACATAGAATCCAATCTGATGATGCTTTGGAAAATCCAAAATTCTTATTTACGTTGAGATTAGAATTATTCGGCTGTGAAAATATTTTACAATTATATTTTTGAGCGATTTCCGCAGTGCGGTCTGAGCTTTCGCAATCGACAAAAATGATCTCATTAACCCAGTTAAGACTTTTCAATGTTTTTTGAATATTGAGTTCTTCGTTGAATGCGGTTATACAAGCTGAAATTGTCATTGTTGAACTCTCACCAATTTTCGAATCGAAATGTTTAAGCCAGCAAGCAGCCAAAACATTGTAACGATTTCATGATCACCAAAATTATATTCGAATAAACCGCTGACGCATGCTCCGATAAAAGCAGCAAATAATCCGCTTGAGACAGATCGATAGAATTCATTCTTAACACATTGCTGATAACTCTTCAAGTGGATAATAAAAACTTTTATGAGAATGTAGATATAAATTATAAATCCAATAATTCCAAGAATTGCCAACATGTGTAAATAATTATTATGAAGATGCCCGTAAGAATATTTGTCTGTCTTGTCACGGTATCTCTTGTAAATTTCATTGAGGTCAATATTTCCAATGCCAAAAATTGGATTATCTTTGAATACTGACCATCCGACTTGAAACTGATTCATTCGCTCAATGTTGGAGGAATGGTAAGGATCAAAAATTGAACTGAAACGGCTTCGCTTTAATTTGGTTATCAAAACTTCATCATGGTTTATTTCAAAGGAAGTGATTCTACCTTCCAAAGAAACAAATTTTTTAATTATTGGCTGAGTGAGGTTTTCAATATTTATCTGGTATAAGTTTCCAATAAAATCACTTGCCCATAAATAATTATTTTCGACTCTCAATCCGCCGACGCTTCCGTCAAGCTTGATCGTGCTTAATAGTTTTGGATTATTTCGGTTTGAAATATCAATTACCCGAATTCCATATTTTCCATCTCCTAGATAAAGTAAGTTTTTATAGAGAACCATTGCATTAGGATCTCCATCCGATGTATACTCACTTAGCTTTAATGGAGAGCTTAAATCTGAAAAATCATAGATCAACAGTCCAATTTCTGGACAGGTGAAATAAACGAAATTATCTTTGACTATCACATTGGAAAGAGCAACCTTTTTCTTTTCAGGAAGTTTTCCAGAGCTTAGAAGTGAAACTTCTTCCGGTTTTTTGATATTTACTATCGAATAACCATCTTCGTACTCAGATACAAACATTAATGAATCACGAATACTATACGAAGTTACCCTGCCAGGAGATATAAAAGGTTCTATCAACTCAAGTCCGGAAGCATCAACTTTGTAAAAAAGAAATTCAGAATTTAACAATAAGACAATTGCAGTTTGATCTAATATATTTACCGAAATTGCAGGGGAATTGGTTTCGTATTTACTTATTAATTCGAACTTTCCTTCATTCAATTTTCCGAATAAAACTCCTTGATCGTAATCGGCTATCAGCAAATATTCACCAAATCCTGCAAATGAATATGCCCTCCCATCAGTTTCATACTCGAAGCTTTTTTCACCGTGAGTTAGATCGTAACTTAACAACGTACTGCGACTACTTATTGATAAAAAGAATGTTACTATACCAGCAGCTAATATTCCTATCAGCAGCCAATTTCGATTCAAAATTAGCAAAAAAATTACTCCTGCTGCGGTTCCAACCCATGCTGCGCGGGTATAGCTTGAAAGCAAACCTGCTATCGAAATTGAAATTCCAACAAGAGTCAAAAGTTTATATTTCAAGCTTAAATTTTTTTGCAGCAGGAATCCGAACATTATAATTGTTACAATGCTCATCAGTCCACCTGCAGTCATCACATACTGAAACGGCGATGGACCTTTCGATTCGCGTACATAAATCTGCTCGATATAATGACGGTAAGCAAAAAATAAATATATTAACATTCCAAGACATGCGACTGCTAAAAACGCAAAGAAAAACCTTTTAAATCTTTTTTCATTATGAAGATAATACGACGGCAAATATATCACAGGTAAAAGGATCGCGCGCTTAAATGCATTGTGAAATGATTGCGAGCTGTTCTCTGATAAAATTGCGGAAATTAATTCAGTAATTATCAAAGCAATAAATAATGATTCAAGTCCGGTAGATTTTTTATCTAAACTTTTTTGATATAAGAATTTTACCAATAAAGTTATTAACGCTCCAAAATAACCGATTTGATTTACAAAAATCGACGTTGTCAAGCTTGCAGCAAAAATAAATAAAAACACGAAACCAATTCTATCAATTATCTGAATTATTCTTTCACGAGTTAAAGTCATTCGGACTCCTCATCCATCATGAATTGCAATGTGTAAAGACGATTGTATAGACCTGTTGTATCAGAAATTAACTCATTGTGCCTGCCGATTTGAACAATTTTTCCTTTATCTATTACGATTATTTTATTTGCTTTTCTAACAGTGCTCAATCTATGAGCAATAACAAATGTTGTACGATTCTTCATCATCCTCTCAATTGCTTCTTGCACAAGAATCTCAGACTCACTGTCTAATGCTGAAGTAGCTTCATCAAAAATCATGATTGGTGGATTTTTCAATAAAGCTCTGGCAATTGAAAGTCTTTGGCGCTGACCGCCGGATAATTTTAACCCGCGTTCACCAATTACTGTCTCATACCCCATATGAAGTTTAGTAATGAATTCATTTGCGTTCGCTGCTTTCGCTGCTTCGATTATTTCTTCATCTAATGGATTTTCGAAACCATAACTAATGTTGTTTCTAATTGAGTCATTAAAAAGAATTGAATCTTGAGTTACAATTCCAATGTGATCCCGCAGTGATTTCAAATCGTAATCTCGAATATCTATTCCATCAATTAAAATTGCCCCTGATGTAACATCATAGAATCTTGTAAGAAGGTCAACGAGAGTTGTTTTTCCAGCCCCGCTTGGACCAACGAGCGCAATTACTTCTCCACGATTAACTTGAAAATCAATATTATTTAAAATGTCAACATGATTTTTTTCATAGTAAAACGATACATTGTCAAAAACTATTTTATCTTCAAACTCATTAAATGGTTTACTGCTCGGTGAGCTTGTAACGGAAACTGGTTCATCAATTACCTCAAAAACTCTTGATGCAGCAGCAGTTGATTCTTGCAAACGATTAGCTACATTGCTCAATTCTTTAATTGGCGGCATAATTTGAAATATTATGAAAAGGAATCCTAGAAACTCACTTGCCTTTAATGTCTGTGACTCAAGAACCTGAATCCCGCCATACCAAATAATTAATACTCCTGCGACAATACTTAAAAACTCCGTAACAGGAGAAGCGATATTTCTGATTCGCGTGATTTTAAGAATTATTTTGAAAAAATGATTAGTAAGTGAAAAGAAGTTTTCATTCTCTCTATTTTCCATGTTGAACGCTTTTACGATTTTCGTTCCATAGATCTTCTCTTGAAGGAATGAAGTGAGGTCTGCCATTTTTGCCTGAAGCAAATAACTCTGTTTATAAAGTTTAACACCGAGCCAACTGATTATTACCAAAGAAAATGGCATTACAACTAACGAAAGAATTGTCAACTGCCAGCTTATTGCAAGTGCAAGCAAAAGAAAAACAATAAGCAAAAGTGGTTCTTTTGCCAAAGTAACAAAACTCGCTGAAATGCCAGTATTTATCATAGTTATATCGTTTGTGATCCGAGAAATTAAATTTCCGATACGTTCATTAGTAAAATATCTCAACGATAATTTGTTTAGATGAGCAAAAGTTTGATTTCTTAAGTCACGAATAAATCCCTGTTCAACATAAGCCATTAAATAAGATTGAGCATAACCAAATATTGCCTTGAATAAAAATGCGAGTACAATTATCAAACATATTCTGAATAACGATTCCCTTTTTGAAGGTTTATCTATAAACGAAAACATCACACCTGAGAGTTCATCCTTAATACTAGATAAAAATCCTGAACCGGAAGTTTCTGCTTTCGGCTTCAGATTCAATTCGACGGTTGAAAGATTAGAATTCTCAGCTTGAATTTCGGTTTGAAATAAAGTTTCCAGCAACGGGATTGTTAAATAAATGGAGAGCCCGCTGAAAATAGTGAAAAATATTGTCGTCAGTAATACACCTATCAAATGACGCCAATATGGTTTTACGTATTTGATAACTCGAAAATAAACTTTGCGTCTATTGAGTCTGGTTTTATTCATTAAATACCTTTATTTAACAAAATCTGCATATAAACACCCAAAAATAAACAATCCATTTTATAAAACATAAGCTATATTTCGGTTGAAAATCTGTATAATTGTTATAAAGTTGCACTGTAATTTAGCATACTGATTGAAAACGTATTACGAATAAAACAAGAAACTTACATGAGAAAACCTCTTAGCTTAGTAATTACCACCTTTAATGAAGAAAAAAATATCTCACGATGTCTTGAAAGCGCAAAGTGGGCTGATGAAATTATTTTAATTGATTCTTTTAGTACAGACCGAACGATTGAATTAGCGAGTAAATTTAACGTGAAAATTATCCAACGTGAGTATCCTGGATCATCAAGGCAAGTCGAGTTTGGAATTAATCAAACGATAAATGATTGGGTTTTTGTAATTGATGCTGATGAAGAAATCTCTAAAGAGCTTAGAGAAGAAATTGAATCAATTTTAACCGCAAAAGAACATTCTATTTCTGCATTTGAAATTCCTAGAAAAGTATTTTTTCTTGGAAAATGGATCGAGCACAGCGGCTGGTATCCAGATTATCAACTAAGATTTTTTAGAAAAGATTCCGTGTCGGCAGTTCATGCTGAAGTACATGGATTTTTTCGTGCAAAAACTAAGGCAGCTAAATTACAAGGACTTTTATATCATTACACATATCATACTTTGTATGATTATCTGCAGAGAATTAATTATTACACATCTCTCCATGTTTCGAATAAATTCTCAGATCCTAAAAACAAAAAAGTTCGCTGGTATCATCTTGTTGTGAATCCGATTGGAGCTTTTATTAGACTTTTCTTTTCGAACAGAGGTTATAAAGACGGATTCCAAGGATTTATCCTTGCTCTCTTTTCATCAATTTATACAATGGCACTATATGCAAAAATCTGGGAATATCGAAAATGTAAAGAGTCAAGCAGAGAGCTTCCTCCAATTACTAATTTAGATTTTCAAAAGAGACGAGATTATAGATAGAAGTTCAGCTGATGATTAAGTTTATGAAATTAATTTTACAGCATACTGTTTGAAATTCTTATTAGCCAATTCATTGTTGAATTTACTGTCGATATAAAATACTTCCAAAATGGACTGTAAATGAAAATCAGCAAAATAAAAGAACCAATGAATCCAACATTAGCATATTTTTCTGTGTATTTATTATAAAAAATAGAATGCAAAATATGCACGCCATCAAGCGGAGGAATTGGAAGCAAATTAAAGAATCCCAAGAAGACATTTAAGAACACACCATACCATAGCAGATCGTGGGAAGTGATTGTACTGTTACTGAATTCAAAAACTGAGGATGAAGGAAAAAAGAGAATCACAGAAAAAAGTGTTAATGCAACAATCAGATTCGAAAGAGGTCCGACGAATGAGACGATTCCATCACCAAGTCTTTTATTTGCAAAAGAATTCGGATTAACTGGGACTGGTTTAGCCCATCCGATCAATGCGAATCCAGAAGCATAAGCGGCAATCGGCATTAATACTGTTCCTATCAAATCAATGTGTTTAAATGGATTTAAAGTTAATCTTCCTGCACTCTTCGCAGTATCATCTCCTAATTTAAAGGCACTAAAAGCATGAGCGTACTCGTGAATTGCTAAAGAAAGAAAAAATATTGGAAGTGATATTAGGAACATCACTAATCTCACATCAATTTCTATCTCACTCATTAACTTTAATTTCTCATTATTGAATAGACAATACTAACTACTAATTTATTTCGTACAATTATACAGGAAAATAATTTGTAAAGACACTATCCTCTCGGATGAAAAGTTTTGTGGACTTCTTTCAAAAATTCTCTATCTATGTGCGTATAAATCTGAGTTGTTGATATATCGCTGTGTCCAAGCAATTCTTGCACGCTTCGCAAATCCGCACCTCCTTCTAATAAATGTGTTGCAAATGAATGCCGGATCGAGTGAGGGTGAACTGACTTTTTGATATTTGTTTTTTCTATATAACTCTTGAAAATTTTCCAAAAGCCCATCCGGGTCAATTTGCTGCCTCGGTTATTTAGAAATAAGAAATTTCCTGATTTACTCTGTTTAATTAGAACGATTCTAGATTTAACTAAATATTCTTCAGTCCAGCGAATTGCGTGACTGCCGATAGGAATGAAGCGTTCTTTAGAACCCTTTCCCAATACTCTAACTATCCCATCGCTGAAAAATAAATCTGTCTTTTTAATATTAATTAATTCCGAGACTCTTGTACCGGTTGCATAGGAGAATTCCAACATTGCCCTATCTCGCAGTCCAAGAATAGTTTTTACATTGGGACCCTGTAGAATTTTTTCAATTTCGTTTTGAGTCAGTACAACAGGAAGTTTTTTTTCAATTTTTGGCGGCTTAAACT
This is a stretch of genomic DNA from Ignavibacteria bacterium. It encodes these proteins:
- a CDS encoding KamA family radical SAM protein, whose translation is MELWQEMIRDSVHTVDQLIEKFNLDKKIASRLDNFFQARINPYYLSLIRYPGDPIWLQCVPDEVELNDIDAPEDPLGEDSMSPVPNITHRYPDRVLFLTSSQCGMYCRFCTRKRKVGNPSKISMKELESAFKYVEEHTEIRDVILSGGDPLMLTDFMLEKILKRLRAIPHVEIIRLGSKMPCVLPHRITLKLVKMLRKYHPIYLNTHFNHPWEITEESRKACELLADAGIPIGNQCVLMRGVNDNPEIIKELFRKLLAMRVRPYYLYQADLTKGANHFRTPIKVGLEIMDKLRGHTSGLAIPHYVIDAPGGGGKIPILPQYVLHQDDEKVVLRNYKYETFVYPDVKSAEYRNDIPSFEMDNFEGINLPVLIEE
- a CDS encoding thioredoxin family protein → MKNYFILSFLIVFSLHGYSQTVNQVITDERSGKPMLRGLCTSEVLKSDTSFSWWFESEYENYVPNDSVIRYIILKDVQISIVMGTWCGDTRKQLPRFIKLLDQLEFDKNNLTMYAVDRKKKAEGIDIDYFVIERVPTFIFYKNNFELGRIIETPNVSLEGDMMNILSDMEKK
- a CDS encoding DUF1844 domain-containing protein: MTEMAEKKIHQAMFLQLILQYQTTAMIGMGKIKNPMTDKIEREMDHAKFSIDMLDMLKSKTNGNLESDEEKFLDQILRDLKLNYVEESGKDKTSSKSENDKTETKSADFEGEKSAE
- a CDS encoding glycosyltransferase family 2 protein; translated protein: MTISACITAFNEELNIQKTLKSLNWVNEIIFVDCESSDRTAEIAQKYNCKIFSQPNNSNLNVNKNFGFSKASSDWILCLDADEVIPQELKLEIQALMKKSIVEHGFFLKRKNNYFGKFLMHGGNYPDKQLRLFRNGFGKFPAKHVHERLKVQGKIGILTEPFEHYPYRDIKQYVEKLNFYTTFESVYRYNGGQRFSANNFFMVLFSAFIRFLRRYFFKLGFLDGFQGFAAAFFDYVSQMLIQIKLWEVCRNDRNG
- a CDS encoding ABC transporter ATP-binding protein, whose product is MNKTRLNRRKVYFRVIKYVKPYWRHLIGVLLTTIFFTIFSGLSIYLTIPLLETLFQTEIQAENSNLSTVELNLKPKAETSGSGFLSSIKDELSGVMFSFIDKPSKRESLFRICLIIVLAFLFKAIFGYAQSYLMAYVEQGFIRDLRNQTFAHLNKLSLRYFTNERIGNLISRITNDITMINTGISASFVTLAKEPLLLIVFLLLALAISWQLTILSLVVMPFSLVIISWLGVKLYKQSYLLQAKMADLTSFLQEKIYGTKIVKAFNMENRENENFFSLTNHFFKIILKITRIRNIASPVTEFLSIVAGVLIIWYGGIQVLESQTLKASEFLGFLFIIFQIMPPIKELSNVANRLQESTAAASRVFEVIDEPVSVTSSPSSKPFNEFEDKIVFDNVSFYYEKNHVDILNNIDFQVNRGEVIALVGPSGAGKTTLVDLLTRFYDVTSGAILIDGIDIRDYDLKSLRDHIGIVTQDSILFNDSIRNNISYGFENPLDEEIIEAAKAANANEFITKLHMGYETVIGERGLKLSGGQRQRLSIARALLKNPPIMIFDEATSALDSESEILVQEAIERMMKNRTTFVIAHRLSTVRKANKIIVIDKGKIVQIGRHNELISDTTGLYNRLYTLQFMMDEESE
- a CDS encoding glycosyltransferase family 2 protein, with product MRKPLSLVITTFNEEKNISRCLESAKWADEIILIDSFSTDRTIELASKFNVKIIQREYPGSSRQVEFGINQTINDWVFVIDADEEISKELREEIESILTAKEHSISAFEIPRKVFFLGKWIEHSGWYPDYQLRFFRKDSVSAVHAEVHGFFRAKTKAAKLQGLLYHYTYHTLYDYLQRINYYTSLHVSNKFSDPKNKKVRWYHLVVNPIGAFIRLFFSNRGYKDGFQGFILALFSSIYTMALYAKIWEYRKCKESSRELPPITNLDFQKRRDYR
- a CDS encoding site-2 protease family protein, whose translation is MSEIEIDVRLVMFLISLPIFFLSLAIHEYAHAFSAFKLGDDTAKSAGRLTLNPFKHIDLIGTVLMPIAAYASGFALIGWAKPVPVNPNSFANKRLGDGIVSFVGPLSNLIVALTLFSVILFFPSSSVFEFSNSTITSHDLLWYGVFLNVFLGFFNLLPIPPLDGVHILHSIFYNKYTEKYANVGFIGSFILLIFIYSPFWKYFISTVNSTMNWLIRISNSML
- the xerD gene encoding site-specific tyrosine recombinase XerD, producing MNHLNKLLDEYIVFLRVEKGLSRNSQNSYNIDLSRFIQFLENYSIDDYDSLESDVILKYFTLLKNLELSNRTIGRNFSALRGFFKYLSSNDYITSNPLAKFKPPKIEKKLPVVLTQNEIEKILQGPNVKTILGLRDRAMLEFSYATGTRVSELINIKKTDLFFSDGIVRVLGKGSKERFIPIGSHAIRWTEEYLVKSRIVLIKQSKSGNFLFLNNRGSKLTRMGFWKIFKSYIEKTNIKKSVHPHSIRHSFATHLLEGGADLRSVQELLGHSDISTTQIYTHIDREFLKEVHKTFHPRG